CTGCTCACTGAAGACTACCTTCCATAGTAACAGAAGGCATTATTCAAGCTTCTAAAGGAGAGAGGCAACCCTCAGTGCTGCCTACCTATGATTCCTATGAACTGTATCAATGACCAGCATGACACAATAACTCGAAGGACTGAATAGTGACACGCACATCttggtggtaaaaaaaaaaatatctatctaggggttggggatgtagctcagtggtagagcgcttgggtgGCAAGTGCAgcgccctgggtttggtcctcagctcctaaAAAAACCTTTCTAATTAGACCTAAGTCCTTTAAACAAGAGGGAAAATGTAACTTGTATTGGAAATAACTAAGTGAACTCTCTACTCAGTAGTAGTGAAATCATGGTTATTTAAGGATCCACAGCTATCAGATTGCTAAAGAAACAAATCTCTAACAACACCCAATAAACATCTGTTCTTACACCCACAAATAAGTGTGGCCTTCACCACACTCaaacaaattacaaaacaaaaacaacagaccaaaaaaagaacaaacacaaaaacaaggaaaacaacaacaacaaccacaacaacaacaacaacaaaacctaaagCCAATCAAAATGCAAAGTCCTGGAATCcattcataatatatatatatatatatatatatatatatatatacatatatacatatgtacatatatatatatatatatgcaaaatttTCCTGCACCTAAGACTCAGGGAATCTTGCATAAGATGgtgaaaaaaattgtaaaaaacaGGAGATCAGAATGTTTGCTATGAGTTTGTATCTCCCAGTACTTTCAGAAAATTGAACCCATAAAGCCTCACCAACATAATTGGCTAAATACAAGCTGAAAAATTATGTTAATGAATACCAAAGCAGACAGGGAAAAGTAAATGTGACTTCAacagtataaaaaaaaaaccaagaaacaaaacaaaaaccaaaaaccagaacaaaacaaaagaacaacaaaaaccaaaaaacaaaaaaataaaaaactacaaGCAACAGGAAAATCCTGGGTGCAGAAGCAATAGTTTTCCCTAGGGAAAAACACAATTGTTTTTCCAATACAAATAATCCtccttgaaaacatacatataagtaacattatatggagtCAAATGACTACACATAGGATTATTTttgtatgtacatgcactcatatacatataacagCAAATTACATATAAAAAGGTGTTCATAGATTTGAAAAATGAGAAAGGACTGTATTTAGGAGTGTTTATTAGGAGGAaagtaaagaataaaatgaattaaGTTTATTATCTCAAGATGTTAAAATAacaatacaataaaagaaaaaaaggaaaatttggaGTGAAACTAGATctgtgaaaatttcctgaagttaaatttgaaaaattaatatataagaaacttttaaaatatgacaAAGAATACCTAGGAGgcaattcatttttctttgaaatctGGTATGATGATGTTAAATGTAAGCTTAAGGCAACATTTTTCTAACACagagacattttatatttttgatgtaACTGTGCTCATTTGATTCTGCAAACATGGGTTTTACTTGCTTGTATTTaatcactttaaaatatttttaattccatATTACtcgaagaaaatataaaattcctaaagTATACTTTCTACTATTACATTGGTGAACTTAATAACCTTAATATTTACAGAGCTTTGAAATTTAAGAGGAAAAGTATTGTAGTTGGTCATTAGGTGGCAGAAAATAGAACTAAAAATGAACTACAATAAAGATCTtcctgggggagggaggagctTTTGTAGGGTTTAACTTCTTAAATTTACCAAGAAATGAAATAAGTAGTTTCTTAATTTGATTTATACTGcagcatgcacatgtgtgggcCAAAGTGTAGGGTCACTATACTTCTAAGACAAAACTGAATGAATAATTGGGGATACTCTCTcaatataaaacagaaatgatCATGATGTCACCAGACATGAAACGTCAGATGCAGCAGAAGGATTAACCTGGTCACTATGGTTATATAAATGTGATTTACAGATAACTGTGAGATTTAAGTCAtcttatttttacatttctcagtaactttcctctctggaaactTAGCATCTGTTATATAGATCATTGGGAACTCGCAGCTCCACAAACTAATACAGTATTTTCTCGgtgtttttacatttctttttatttcatttttcttttttgcttttttctttatttcttttttccttttggtctgtttgtttgttgtttgtttgttttttaatcttttttacagtccagactttaccccctcccagtccaccttctgactattccacatccctacctcctccccagtctccatcaggatgtccccacccccaccccaaccccacccccactagACCTTTAAACTCCGTGGGACCTCCAGTCCCTTGAGGGataggtgaatcttctctgactgaacccatacccgggagtcctctgctctatatgtgttaGGAGACTCATaccagctgctgtatgctgcttGATTTGTGGCTCAGcttctgagagatctcgggggtccaggttagttgaaattaCTGGGCTTCTTACTGGGTCACGTagaggtaaatattaaaaaaaaaagaatctgccaACAAACAATATTGTCAGAACCAtcaggccacatggcatctgtggggtattttcatcaTAATCAACAAAATGCATCAACCCGATTCCCTAAGTTTCCATTTTCCATCCCAAGCTGTCACCTGCTCTACTCTGGACCTGAAGAGATCTAGCTGCCATAGCTAGCCCCACATTGTCACCGGCTACTCTCTAGCCCCAGTAGCAGCCACTCTATTGCGAGTGAACTCTGTTCACAGTCCCAGCATCTGCCCACTATGGTCATAGTCAAAACTCCCAGTAACCTACTAAAATCAAAattcaataagcttgtaatttatcaatcagatttatattagtaaatCCTCACCCTCCAAAACATCTGAACAATAAACTCTGAACCAATTAATATTATTATGAACTGTTCACcaagataagacaaattgtcctataaaatttatcccttatgaaatattcataactacctatgAACCCTTCAAGGCCACACAGCTCTGGATAGTCCTTCTCCTCCtacatcttggttcttctctccactctcttctctctttaaCATTCTGTgcccgccttactttttcactgcccaatcacaggccttgccttatcttgtgcatGCCCTCACCTGCACATAGACAACAATCCACAGGGTTGCCCTTCTccccagcttcttccagttttgcCCTAATTCAAACACAGGGCTCTGCagcttctgtccaatggttgggatcaaatatctgcatctgactctttgagctgcctgttgggcctctcagagggcagtcagTCATGATAGACTCCTTACTGTGAGCATGCATAGCCTCAGtaagtgtcaggccttgggatctcctcttgagctggatcccaatttgggcctgtcactggacctccttttcctcaggcttttctccatttttgtccctgcagttctttcagacaggaacaattctgggtcagagatttttgactgtgggataaaaACCCATCCTTCCTCTTGATGCcctctttctactggaggtgggctctacacaAGTTCCCTCTTGCCAccgtaggacatttcatctaggctctctccctttgagtcttgagagtctctcacctcctaggtctATGATATAGTCTAGAGGGCTTCACCAACCTCCtccgaggttgcctgttttcattctctcTGCTGTCCCTCCGGGTTTAAGTCCTGTTTCTCCCCCATACCTGATTATGGttcccctcttttcctccccgtcctctttcccacccacctaccctcacccctcctgtgattgctttcttctcctccccaaGTGTGACTGAGTCATCATAATACCTGCTACTCTGCATCTCTTACCATTTCATGCTGCttaatttcctgtacaaaaccaAATTCACTTCAGATCATGCAATACAGATGTCTTACCTTGTTAGTTTTGGAACTCAGAATCTCTTTTGTTGTCAATTTTTCACAGCCCCATTTAATGGTCTACAACCAACTTCTGTGTTATGTGAGCTTATTACAGAGTTTATGTTTtctatgcattcaataaaataagacTTTCCTCTGTCACATTCTACATGTCCTGGATATTGcagttatttctttttgttattgtttttaatatattttttattgaatCCTACTTAAAATTTGCTATATTAATATTCCAAAATTCTAATCAAGGCAattaatttaaactttttttactGTAAtgatttttctattattattattattattattattatatgtaaatTTTTTACAGTTCAGACTTTATATCACTGCCTGGTCCACTCTCTGAGTGTTCcacattccattcctcctcccccaacttCACAAAGATGTCTGTTAGAAGAAGCTgcggaggagggcaaccctataagaTGACCAGCAGTGTCCACTAGCCTGGATCCCTGAGAAATCTCAGACACCgagccaccagccaggcagcaaaGACCAGATGATGAGCTCccaatatgtatatgtatacaacaGAGGGACTAacaggtctggactcagtcaaagaagatgcacctaatccacaagagattggaggccccaaGAAGTAGGGAGGTTTGATGGGATGGGGGTggtgtgggaacatcctcatggagatggtTGCTTCTGATACACATAAAAGTCACCTTTCCCTGGTCTGATTTGTGGCATTCATTGAGCTAGTCATCATCTGAATTATTCTGGTTTTCTATgggttaatcttttttttttaaatttttttttaaattacttttagttttttttttttttaggagctggggactgaacccagggccttgtgcttgctaggcaagcgctctaccactgagctaaatccccaacctctatgGGTTAATCTTGTTGGTTATGTTTTATTCATGTTCTCTGTATCTGATTCATACTTGGATTTTGTGAAATTTTCTGTATGATTTCTTATATCTGGAATGTTGTCCTGGGTGGCCATTCTTAGTAACTATGAAGCATGGGCCATTTTCTTCTTGAACATAGGcaggattattatttttttttgccttcaGTATAGGACTGGAAccatctctcttttttcccctccatttATGGTTGATATTATGCATTTTCACtacaaatcaaatataaaatcctGTCATAATTCTAATATGTGTAATATAGATTTGTGTATTACTGGTTTTATAAACTAATAGTTTTCCATGAAAGTTCATCTATGTTACACCCTTATAAGCTTGTAACatcaaataaatattctttagAAATTTTGAAAATAGGATAAGGAAAGATGCAACAGAAGCGTTTTGGAGCAttgtttgctgctcttgcagaagactcacaTAGCACACAGCTTGTAAcgccaggtccaggggatctggtgaCCTCCTCTCACCTCTCTGTACTTTTACAGTGGTGTAGTACACATTAAATTATGTGAGCAAACatccatataaaataaataaattataaatattaagtaaaaataattgaTGTTTTGTATTGTTTGATTCCATTTGAAAattactttattaatttatttccaAAAAGGAGACGATATTATTTACTAGTAACAGGGAAAAGTGCCAAAACAAGGTAGGAGTCTAAATTTTGAAAGCCAGGGCTATTGAGTTCCAGATCCTCTAAACAACACATTATTTGAAATGCAAAGTTGTCACCAAAAACAAGTCGAGTGGCTACTGAATTCTATTAAGCCACAAGTTGTGAATCCCTGTCACAAGGGGCCATCCTGGTATCATCCAAGACAAATGGCATGCATAAAATCTCAACAACACAGTCTCTCAAACAAAAGCTGAATACAACTGACACCAATGGATATGATGAGGTGGGTGAGGAAAGCCCAGGGGGTACTGACATTACAGGACAAGCTCCAGGCAACCAAGGAATACTGAAAGTGGAAGAAACGGTGTTCCTCATGGAAGAGCATACCAACTGGTTATCTGTTTTGACAATTTTGACagtttggtttcttaaaaatagataaacaaacaaacaaactaaaacaggaaaagaaaaaaattgtttcgTTGGTGCTTGTAGCTTGATACATGGATTAGTTATTGCCAGGGAGAAATAGTCCACAGGTCTAAAAGAAGATTTGGCAAGGTTAGAGTTAGACCCACTGTATTCAATGTAAGAGAGGCATTCTCAAAGGCAGAATGTAGAGTAGCTGAAACTAGGTTTTAAACAAAGTGATGAGTAGGATATAACCGTTTATGTTGTTTAATAGGATTAGTTCCTTGCTTCCAGTTACTCAGAATCACAAGCATTTGAGTATGTGGTTCACACCAGTATAACAAAATTCATCATGAGCCTGATTTCTTTCCAAGACagaaaaaatgtgtgtgtgtgtgtgtgtgtgtgtgtgtgtgtgtgtgtgtgtgtgtacatctatgACATTACCTTAGTCAAAAATTTAGGAAACAGCTTTTTCCATGGGTAGGTAATAATATCTTTAATAATTTTAACTGTAATAGATTTTCACAATATAACAGGTCTCTTCCATACATAAGAATAAAATGTTAGGCTCCTACTTGGATAGAATTTACTAGTCTACATTAACAGAGGCTGAATCTATCTTCTAATTTCCTGAGGTATTACTTGGCAATTATATCAGCTCTATGGGAAACCCAAGAGGGATTTATCTATAACTGGCTCTAACCTAATAGTCAAAAACTCACATAcatctaaaaatattaaaatatttgtatattcttaaaattttaaaagcaactgAAACAACAGCAAGATTACTCAGttatatctttctttaaaaaaaaacttcattctATGTTAGGAAATCTTGATATTAGGTCAATTACTGACTACATTAAAAAACTATATGCAGGTATTTTTctcacataaatattttaataagacaTCAAACTCATCAAACTCACTGTTTTATTCTATAATGTAGAATAACTAAGCTCTTAATATTATAAAAGTTCAAAAAACATAGTTATATACAGTTCATCATTGAAGTATTTTCTGAAGGAAGTTATATTAACTTCAGAGACATGAATACACATATTAATTAATATTGTAGCTTGTATGCTCAAAGATTAACCTGCTACTCTTCTCATTTGTTCAGTACTATATCTTGCTATCTTTAATTTTTCCTGTGTCTATCATTTTAATTTATCTGGTCATCAAAACGTATTTTGTCTATGATCATAACTAGACaggatttttaaaactttaccTGTGCTTCTTATGAGGACATTACCATTGTATGCTGGTTGTAGTTAAGGACGAGTCAATTTAGAAAACGATATACCTTTATTTTGTTATCCAAATACCTAAAAGATAATACACGATAGAAAATTTTCTATCATGAATGAACCATGCTATATTGTcctttttgaaaattctttatttttaaaatataggggttggggatttagcttagtggttagCTCTTgcttagcatatatatatatatatatatatatatatatatatatatatacatacacacacacacacacactcattcctcAAAATACACTCTGAAGAATTTGAACTGCATCTTTATTCAcaattctaagattttttttgatAGGATTCATTTTTTCAGAAATACATGGGAGGAAATAAAGACTTCTGAAGGCTGTAAGTTGCAGAAGCTGAGAGTCTCATGCCTACTTcataaaggaatttaaaaatgtgGATTTTTTGCCTCTATCTAACTAAAAACTTAAATATTCCAGTGTTTCTGATTCTTGAAAAGTACCTTGAGAAATACAAattaggagaaaaataaattacttcAGCTTACTGTTTCAGTAGCCAGGGATATAGTGTATCATAGTGAGAAGGATTTCTGCTaacaggagcagagagagagagagagtgttggtCACAGAATATCCACAGCCAAGTGGCAACAGGAATTACTGTTAATGCTCAGCAACTCTTCTCACTTTTATTGAGTCCAGGACATCGCCCATGAAATGGTGCCTCAAATCTTGCACATCTTCTTCCATATCCTCTGCCTAGCATCTTTCACATCCTTGTTCCTCAAGCTGTAGACCAAGGGATTCAACATGGGGATAACCATGGTATAAAAGATGGATGCCAGCTTGTCAGTATCAAAAGAGTGACTATAATTAGGCTGTAAATACATAGATATCAAAGTCCCGTAGAAGACAATGACCACAGTCAGGTGTGATCCACAAGTTGCAAAAGCCTTACGCCTGCCCTCAGTAGAGTTCATCCTCAGAATGGCTATGAGGATGAGGAGGTAAGACACAAGAACAACCAGAAGAGAAGAAATTAGATCAAAAATGGCAAATGTTAAAATTGTCAACTGAAGTTCATGAGTGTTGGAACAAATCAAAGGTATCAACGGGATGCAGTCACAGAAAAAATGATTGATTACGTTGTAGCTGCAGAATGACAGCCTGAACATCTTTAAAGTAATtgtgagagacagaaacaaaccaTACAGATATGCAATAACCACTAGTAGCCAACACTTCTTCTGTGACATAATGGCAGTATAGAGCAGTGGgttacagatggccacatagcggtcataggacaTGGCAGACAGAATGAAAAGTTCACAAGtaacaaacagaagaaagcaaGCTAGCTGTGTAGCACACAGATAATAGGATATTGTATTTTGATTCACGACAAAATTTTCTAACATTTTAGGTCCGACAGCTGTAGAATAACCAAGATCAGTAACAGCCAAGTGTttgagaaagaagtacatgggtgtTTGCAGCCGCGAATCCACTATTGTGAGTATAATCATGCCCATATTTCCCATAAATGAGATCAGATAGATGATGAGGAACAGTACAAATAATGGGCCCTTCAGGTCAGGGTGATTAGTGAATCCTATCAGGATGAAATCATTCACAACTGTGAGGTTCTGTTTCTCCATGAAGTCATATTACTAAATTTATTCTGGGTATAAAgagttaaattaatttttaatgtcaTTCAATGTCATAATAAGGTGATTTTTGTAATACATCATTGTCATACatgttatatattgaaattatctaataattatttcaaaattatattatttatatatatggaagaataaaagagaGATATAAAGATGTAAATGCACTTCTAtattctgtaagagcagcaaatacttttAACTGCTGCACCATCTCCACATTTCCATAATTCAACCctataaaaagaaatatggaatGAGATACAGCTCAATAGCATTTACTAATACCTCGGTTAGTTTCCTAGCATTTCCTAAACTATGTCGTACATTCCTATAATTCTGTTATTCTGGCAGTAGCAACTCGGAGAATCAGAAGCTTGAGGACAGAATCAACTATCAAGTAAATCTGAGGCAAGCCTGATTTCTagaagaccttgtgtcaaaagaaagaaaaacagaaagttcTCTGAATTTTTTATACCCACAGGTGGTATAGTTGAAAGTGAGAATattctttataaatattattctttgtaaacatatattttatttgacaATTGTAAAATAATGATTAAATAAAGAATGAGTTTAATAGGTCACAACATGCACAtttttcctctctctaccttataATACTGACATGACATTGCTAAAACTAGAAAAGGCAATGCAATTTCTAACTGAATCATACCATTTACTATGTATGTTCATATCTGTGAAGTGTGTTACATGTAAATAACACTGAAGTTCAATGTATGTTTACAGTTGTTACCCAGATGCTGTTCTAGTGAGATAGATTTTTAGTCATGAATTTCAAATCTATGAGATTAAAACATTAGATAACCCCTTCAATAATTGGAACCACAAATAGATGTGTCTTTGCATCATTTTTCAGTTCAGTGTAACAAGGCTCATTGTTTTGTCACCCAATAATACTATCACTGAATATTTTTTATGCTACTACTTACAATGAAATATTTCCATTCGATTACCCTGTAAAGTAACAATTTTAACATAACCATAAAATGTGGTCTTTTATAGACATACACAGTCAATAAGACATGAAAACTGACTTTTGCCTCAACAACAGATAAAACATTCTCACTCACAGATTAGCATGATAAATAAGAGCATCACAGAAGAGTTTTGATACTCCAAACATCATAATATTTAGAAGCATATGAAAtaatttacttatatttttcatttctggaTTAAACATTATGGAATCCCTTTACTTGTGTTTCATTTCCTCTCTTACTTTAGAATGTATTAAccataaagtaaatatatatgaaatacattttctaaataaatatttgtaatcAGCTTTAGTGTTGCAAATATACATATTAATGTGTAATCTATAATCAATAGCGAAAATATAAGGAAAGGAGAGGTCCTGTCACTACTGTGATTCGGGTATGATAGTGAAGGAGTCACAGGAAATAAAGCAGAAACATTCTCCTGTTATATGAAAAAACTGGAGTAGAGTGTGACTGTTGCTGTGCGTTGTGATGGCGTGGGACAACTCAAGTAGCCTCCTTCCTGTCTTACCTGTGAGAAAACATTGCTCTTCATTCTCCCATGTGCTTCTTTTATTGGATTCCCTGAGATGATTTATGAATTATGCTTGAATTTTAGATATAGTCCCTGTGGAGTTGTAAGTTATTTGTTGAGTATCCCTAAAGCATTACCATGCATACTGATTTGCTTGAAGGTTGTTCACTAAATAGCAGGGAGAATTTGCATTATGTGTGAATTATATATTAAGTAAAGGAATTAGAAAACTTACTTCTGGGTTGGAATTTAAAATATTACCATTTTGATCTCAAAGGGATATTAGCATTCTAATATTCCCTGAAGACATCTAATAAATAGCTAAAAGTTGAAACAGTCACTGATGAACAAGTGGACAAAGTGCTTATCCATTATCCAATAATACCATGAAACTAAAAAAACAGGGCAGGAAATTATAGGAACCAACCACAGGACAAATATGACCAAGTCCACACGTATCTAAAATACTTAAAATTGTACAATCTGGTACTGAGTGAGCATAGCAGAAAGTGAGAGTGGGAAAATGAGTTgctaataaaaatacattaactcatttaggttaaaaaaaaaaaccagcagacGTTTGCTACAAATCACATTGGACATAGTAAATGTGAAGTTACTATATTaagtatagaaaaataaatttaccaAAATATTGGGGTTATAGTAagtgctatttttatttatttacattttaggagggagaggaaatgaAGCTCAAGAGAGAAGTGAAGATATATCTGTCATTTGGGTATGAAATCGTTAATAGCTCCAACTGTCCAGTGCAGTCCTGAAAGAGAGTTTTAGGCccccagaaagaaaaaagtatataATCTTACATTTTCTAAGTTAGAGGCATGTCCTGCATTTGCTTTCACTCATAAATGACTAGTCTATGTTGAGaaatctagtgtaattctgaaagatctgcctttataagttacttgttatttttcccttactgcttttaatattctttctttgttttgtgcattttgtgtttgattattatgtaacaGGAGGCATTTCTCAGTGTTGGGCTATATTCCTGTCTTGTTTACAGTCCTGTCTCCTTAAGATCTAATGGGCAATGATATTCTAAGGTTTTCATTGAAACATAGGTTATGAGTGTATAAAGTTTCTCTGTCCtaaaagtacatttttatttctgtttattttgattttaaaaacaatCAATATAGATTTGTAAAAAGttaggtatatgtgtatacatatgtgtgacacataaacacatgtatgcacatgtagaaacacacacacatacactcttttGTATACATATTGTTTCAGGACTAGTCACTTGGTACAGTATAACCAAACATGGGACTATTACTTGGAGAAGAGCAATTTATTCTTCTCAACTCATCAttccttagttttttttaaatttattcttatttttgtctAGGCTTAAGGTTCTTTGGGCTTCCCCATCCCAATGTTAGCATGTTACATTGCTCTTGGTATtcagtgatatttttattaatttatttttccatttgcaTATATTCTTATCTCATATAATTCATCCTTACctcagcctcctcttcctccatttctctcaaTTCCTCTGGCCTCCTTTCAACTCTTCCTAGTTCCCCTTTTCTGCCCTCTCCTGAGATTTATTGCTactttgtttcctttcagaaaatagaaacacTCCCATTGGCATGAATTGAATACACCCTAACAAGATGCCATAAAAcgagaaacaagccttcataggCTGGACAAGGAAGCCCATTAAGTGACTAAGAGTCCCAGTAGCAGACAAAAACATCACAGACACTGCCATTGTTAGATGccactgtatgacatctgcccaggatcttctatcTTTGATAATCTCTGTTgtgaaatctggtgtaattctgatcagtctgcctttatgtgttacttgacctttttccattactgcttttaatattctttcattgctatgtacatttgttgttttgattattatgtgacgagATATTTCTtctctgttccaatctatttgcaattttgtattttcctgaccattctttaggttagggaagctttcctCTATAATtatgttgaatatatttattgacCCTTTAATttgagaatcttcactctctttgatacctattaaccttaggtttgatAGTCTCTTTGTTTCATGGATTTTCTGGGTGTTTTGGGCTATgacctttttgcattttgcattttctttgactgttgtgtcaatgttttctgtagtagctcctgcccctgagattctctcttccttatattctgttggtgatgcttgcatgtaatgactcctgatctctttcctagccttcccatttccagggttgtccctcgtttttatttctttattgtttctattttcatttttagatcctggatgtttttatTCAATTGTGtgacctgtttggttgtgttttcctgtaattctttaggggattttttgtttcctctttaagggcttctacttgtttacctgtgttctcctgtatttctttaagggagttatatatgtccttcttaaagttctctttCAACAacttgagatgtgatttttaaatccaatcttgcttttccagtgtgttcatgtatccaggacttgctgtggtgggagaacttgaTTCTGATTATGCCAAGAAGCGtcgttttctgttgcttagttacTGGGCTTGTCTCTTTCCATCGGTTTATCGCTGGATTAGTTGGTCTTACTGTCTCTCACTGGACATTGTCCCtcatgtgggcctgtgagcctgatcttaggagtgagagcactcctgggagaccagtgtCCCGAGGACAAGATTTaggtatggagggctgtgggacggccttagctctgggcatagatggaaactggaaggaagcTTTCCCAGGGTGCCCATTGCTTTCTTTGCCTATGTGCTCTAGGCAGGTCCCTCTCTagacagttattggagcaaaagtgggTTTTTCCCTGTGGTCTTAGAGTGAGAactctcctgggagaccagttatCTCCAGGCAAGATTTGAGTATGGTGTGCtttgggacagccttagctccagGGTGCAGATTGAGATAGGAGTTCATGCAGGATTTTAAAGCCTGTGTTACAACTACTATGGAATttataattgaaaatatttaagtaattaattatgatttatatgtgtaaaataaataatttatttacatatataaattctgtgtgtgtatgtgtgtgtgtgtg
This Rattus norvegicus strain BN/NHsdMcwi chromosome 3, GRCr8, whole genome shotgun sequence DNA region includes the following protein-coding sequences:
- the Or8k39 gene encoding olfactory receptor Olr513, which translates into the protein MEKQNLTVVNDFILIGFTNHPDLKGPLFVLFLIIYLISFMGNMGMIILTIVDSRLQTPMYFFLKHLAVTDLGYSTAVGPKMLENFVVNQNTISYYLCATQLACFLLFVTCELFILSAMSYDRYVAICNPLLYTAIMSQKKCWLLVVIAYLYGLFLSLTITLKMFRLSFCSYNVINHFFCDCIPLIPLICSNTHELQLTILTFAIFDLISSLLVVLVSYLLILIAILRMNSTEGRRKAFATCGSHLTVVIVFYGTLISMYLQPNYSHSFDTDKLASIFYTMVIPMLNPLVYSLRNKDVKDARQRIWKKMCKI